One Chryseobacterium indoltheticum DNA segment encodes these proteins:
- a CDS encoding glycosyltransferase family 4 protein, with the protein MRIGFDAFPLQKNPSGIGKYVMNIIEEIIKNIPDSNYFAYSNREVILSDYCNPKVKKREFYNGLYGKMPGKVWLKAFAGKHIKNDNLDFFISTTGFFPILPSNVKRIVMLHDFNAKLVPKTMGKMHYLTHLIYFEKDVLSADFVISNSLGTADKLFHYFKKKTDEIINPPVSAIYHQKPQNKIDEVLNRYKIKRDYILFVGNLEPRKNLTFVLNNFIELLEQKKISNVELVIVGLKGWNDTKIQVLLNKYSDNVRALGYVSELDLPVLYSGAKVFVFPSLYEGFGIPVREALLSGTPVITSDIPELREAGSIALHSDMVVYVDPADAKNFKKHVIKYIDEKNVRKASINPEISIKKLCDFLQSI; encoded by the coding sequence ATGAGAATAGGTTTTGATGCTTTTCCTTTACAGAAAAATCCCAGTGGAATTGGGAAGTATGTAATGAATATAATCGAGGAAATTATAAAAAATATCCCCGATTCAAATTATTTTGCCTATTCGAATCGAGAAGTTATCTTATCCGATTATTGCAATCCTAAAGTAAAAAAAAGAGAATTTTATAATGGATTATATGGTAAAATGCCAGGGAAAGTATGGCTGAAGGCTTTTGCAGGCAAACATATAAAAAATGATAATTTAGATTTTTTTATTTCTACAACAGGTTTCTTTCCCATATTACCTTCTAACGTCAAAAGAATAGTAATGCTGCATGATTTTAATGCCAAATTAGTTCCAAAAACAATGGGAAAAATGCATTATTTAACTCATCTGATATATTTTGAAAAAGATGTTTTGAGTGCAGATTTTGTAATATCGAATAGCTTGGGAACTGCAGATAAACTATTTCATTATTTTAAAAAGAAAACAGATGAAATTATCAATCCTCCTGTATCTGCAATATATCATCAAAAACCACAGAACAAGATTGATGAAGTCTTAAATAGGTATAAAATAAAAAGAGATTATATACTTTTTGTCGGTAATCTTGAGCCCCGAAAAAATTTAACTTTTGTTCTGAATAATTTCATAGAATTATTAGAGCAAAAAAAAATAAGCAATGTAGAATTAGTGATTGTAGGCCTTAAAGGATGGAATGATACAAAAATTCAGGTATTATTAAACAAATATTCGGATAATGTAAGAGCATTGGGATATGTGAGCGAACTAGATTTGCCGGTATTATACTCTGGTGCAAAAGTATTTGTATTCCCATCATTATATGAAGGTTTTGGAATTCCAGTAAGAGAAGCGCTTCTTTCTGGAACACCGGTAATTACCTCAGACATACCTGAACTTCGGGAAGCGGGTAGTATTGCTTTGCATTCTGACATGGTAGTATATGTAGATCCAGCTGATGCTAAAAATTTTAAAAAACATGTAATTAAATATATTGATGAGAAAAATGTAAGAAAAGCAAGTATAAATCCGGAGATAAGTATAAAAAAGCTTTGCGATTTTTTACAATCAATATAA